TGTTGTATGTAGGAACCGGATATCAATTTGATCAAGGTTGGACAAGTATGTATGCTTATGGTTTGGCTAAAAGTGATGACAAATGTTTTGTTTATGAATTTAACCCAAGAGGGTTTACTTATGCTGATTATGCCTCTTTTAATGCTTATTATCAGATAGATTTACCTAAAGGATTAGATGAAAATGCTTGTTTTGCTTCAACGCCACCTTATAGTGGTATTATTTTTTACGCATCGGGTAATACTGTTTATCGTTTAGACTTTAAACAGGCCGGCGGAAAAGCTACTGCAATTTATACTCATACAGGAGGGAAAGCTACGAAAATGAAATTTGCCAAGCGGAAGGCTCCCGGAGCAGGAGAATTTGCAGCCTATGAGTTTGATTTGCAACGTAGTTTAGGTGTTTCGTTTGATATGGGAAATGGCAAGAGTGATTTCGTTATCTTGAATTTGTCATCAACCGGTAGTGTTGGGGCTAATAGTGTAACTTATCCGGCAACACAGGTATATTCTGATTTTGGAGAAATAGCTGATTTTGTATTTATTTAAAAAAGGTATTAAGATGAAGTGGATGATTATTATATGGGGGTTACTGTCATTAGTGGGATGCCAGAGTAAGCCTGAAGGATTCGTGATAAAAGGAGAATTTCAAGGTGCACCGGAAAATGAATGGGTATATTTAATGAATACCGGGCAGACGATGTATTATGATAGTGTGCAGTTGAAAAAAGGAAGATTTGAGTTTAAAGGGAAAGTGGATTACCCGGAATTACGTTGTATTACTTATTTTAACGATCCGTCGCAACGAATTTATGGGTGGGATAAGATCATGGAGTTACCGATATATGTGGAAAATTCTACTATTCGGGTTTCTTTACCTTTTGCAGAGTTACCCTCAAAATTAGAGAAAAAAGTACCGGAAAATTTGCGTGTAGAAGGTTCTTATGCTCATGATTTATATGCGAAATATAAAGAACGGGTAACGCCTTTTGTTGTAAAAAATGATAGTTTGTTTGATGCTTATCGTCGTGCTTATTATTATAAGAAAGGGACGGAGGATGATGTGTTCCGTTGTGTGAGGGGGATGGATGCTATGCGTGATAGTGTTTTTGCCGTGGGGGTTGAATTTATCCGGCAACATCAGGAGTCTCCGGTAGCTTTATATGTGGCAAAAAATCTACGGGTAAGAGCTTACGATAGAGAGAAAGCGAAAGAAGTGGTCGGGTTCTTACCGGAAAACGTGAAAGCCACCCCGATGGGACAGCAAGCTATGAAAGCTTTATTGGAACAGCCGCTTTACGTGGGAGATGTGTTGCCTGATTTTGATGTGTTGGATGTAGATTTGAAAACGGTAAAGTTGTCAACGCTATTGCAAAAGGGACATTACACGTTGGTGGAATTATGGGCATCTTGGTGTGGACCTTGTCGGGCAGATATTCCTCATTTAAAAGAGACTTATCAGTGCTATCATGAAAAAGGTTTTGAAATGGTTAGTATCTCTATCGACGATGATATGGATGCATGGTTGAAAGCTGTAAAAGAAGAAGGTATGCCTTGGACTCAGGTTTGTGGAGCAAACGGGAAAGGTTATAAAAAAGAATGTATGGATTTGTTTGGTGTTAGCGGTGTACCTTCATGTGTTTTGATTGATAAGGAGGGGCGGGTAATTAGTACAAATGCACGCGGGGGATGGTTGAACGAGAAGTTGGCCGCTTTGTTTAAAGAATAAAGATTCGGTTTTATAAAATTTGTATTGTATGAAAAATGTATTGTTAGTCGTATTGTTTATGATCGGCGTTGTCGGTTATAGTGTAGGGAAAAACGTGCGGTTGCACGGTTCTTTGAAAGAGTTTGGTACGAATGTGGTTTCGATGGATTTTGATGGAGCTGCAGGGGAAATTTCCAAAGAGTGGAGTCAGAAGATCATGGTGAATAAAGATGGTAGTTTTGATTTTTCTTTTGACTTGAAAAAGCCGGGATATTATTCGGTGGGGCGGAACACGTTGTATTTAACCCCGGGAGATGATATGGAGGTATATTTAGGGACATCACAACCACAAAGCTGGTTTAAAGGGAAAGGTGCCGACGTGAATAATTACATGAAAGGACGTTTGTTTCCGAAGGCTGGATCATTTTTAGAGGCGGGGAGAAACGTGAAAGGTAGTTTCGAAGAGACGAAAAAATATATTGACGAGCGGGCTGCCCAACGGGAGAAAGAATTGAAGGCTTTGCCGAACGCAAGCAAGGAGTTCGTGGAGTTGGAAATGATGCGTATCAAGGCAGATGTGGCGAATAGTTATATGGCATATTTATGGTATTCTGATCTTTTAAAGGATTGTAAAACAAGGGAAGAGGGAGGAAAGGTTGCGAATGATTTTAACAAATCTATCCGGGAATATATCAATCCGTTGTTAAAAGAGATTTCTGCTAAAGATCAGTATTTGGAAGTTGCCGTGGTGAGAGATGTGTTGTTGAGTTGCTATGATATGGATGCTTCTATTTTTGATTTCCCGAAGTCTCAGCGATTGAAAGAATTGAATGATGCTTACGTGACTGGGGAGCGTATGGATGAGGAAATGACTAAACCTCTCTACGATGAATTGCATGCTTTCGGTTCGAAGTTGAAAAATGCTGATTTCAAGCAGGCGTTTATGGGACGGTTGGAGAAACGGGCGAAATTGATGGAAGGACGTCCGGCTATTGATTTTGCTGTCGTGGATATGAACGGGAAAGAGGGGAAATTGAGTGATTATAAGGGAAAGGTGTTATTCGTTGATTTTTGGGCGACTTGGTGTATGCCTTGTTTGGGTGAAATGCCTTTCTTTAATGAATTAAGTAAGAAGTACCCGAATGTCCAGTTTGTTGGCGTGTCATTGGATGATAACACGGAAGTTTGGTTGAATAAATTGAAGGGTGATTCGGATCATGGGAAAGTATTGGAGTTATTTTCAAAAGATCCATTGGTGCGGACAGGTTGGGATATTACGGGAATTCCTCGTTTCTTGTTGATCGATAAAGATTTCACGATTATTGCGGCTTCCGCTCCTCGTCCTTCTCAAAAAGATGTGATTACACCGTTGTTGGAAAAGTATAATAAATAAGGAAATTATCATTCTAATTATTGTTTTTGGAGGAGTTATCTCGGTGTTGGGATAACTCCTCTTTTTGTTGAAATATTTGGAAGATTTCTTGAAAAATAAAACAAATAGGTTACTTTTGTGGGGAGGATGTCGTGGATAAAATTGCGTTATGGCAAGAGATCTGTTGGAAAATAAGGCTTTCGAGGAGTTATTTGATTTACATTATGGGAATCTGGTGGGATTCGTGTATGGCTACGTGAGGGATGAAGAGGTGGCCAAAGATATTGTGCATGATGCGTTTTTGACTTTTTGGACGAATCGGAAACATTTGGATTTGTCTTATTCGGCTAAATCTTACCTATTTACATTAGCACAGAATTATGCATTGAACTATTTGAGGCATTTACGGGTCGTGGAGGTGAACGAGCGTGAGGTGACGGCTTTGTTGGAATCGGCTTCAGAGGAATTGGCTGAATACGATGAACGGTTTGCCCGGGTGGAGGAAAAGTTAGCTTTGTTACCGGAGAAGCAGCGGGAAGTTTTTTTGAAATGTGTGGTGGAAGAGAAGAAGTATCAGGAGGTGGCGGATGAGTTGGACGTGAGTATTAACACGATAAAAAAGCATATGACTTGCGCCTTGAAATTTTTGAGAGGGGAATTGCAGGATGAAACTGTGTTACTTTTCGTGTTGAAAAAGAAGTGATTATCTTTTTATTTTCAAATTCTATATAAAAAATTGCTTTTTGTGTCACCCTTTTTTTGAGGGAGCGTGTGATAGATGCAAAATGACGATTTATGAGATACAATGACGAAGATATAGAATTTGCTAATTTGATTCTGACAGACCGGGAGAATTTAGACGATGCGGAGGTGAATGCGTGGATGGAAGATCCGGAGCATGTAAAATTATTGCAGGAGTTTGCTACAGCTTATCAAGTTCGTATGAATAAGAATTTTGACCGAGATAAAGAGAAAGAATTTGCTCGGTTGGAGAGGGATTTTTACGAACGGAAGAGTCGTCGAATGACATTGCGTTGGTCGGTAGCGGCTTCTATAATTTTGTTGGTTGGTTTATTTGTGGGACGTACGGTGACCGAATGGAGGGATTTGGATGATGCTCGAGTGCTGGCAAAAACGGAAAGAAACGTGCCGGGTGCTAAAGCTGAGTTGATTTTGAGTACTGGAGAACGGGTTGTTTTGGATCGAAAGAATGTAGCAATAGAGGGTTTGAACGAGATGGGGATTCGAAATGATTCCGTGACCGGGTTGGATTATGCGACGGCGAAAGTGGAGGGGAAAGAGATCATGTATAACACCATGCGAATCCCGGTGGGAGGATTTTATCAGTTGGCTTTGTCTGACGGGAGTAAAGTGTGGTTGAATTCGATGACGGAACTTCGTTTTCCGGTGACTTTTACGGGGGAACAGCGAAAAGTTTATTTGACAGGAGAGGCTTATTTTGAGGTGACTCACGATTCGGTGCATCCATTTATTGTAGAGACTCCGGACGGAATGGAAGTAAAGGTGTACGGAACAGAATTTAATATGAACACGTACGAGAAAGGTGTTGTACAGACCGTGCTTGTAAAAGGAAAAGTCGGAGTCCGAGGTGGTGTTCTCGGTAAAGAAGTGGTGTTGGCTCCTGAGCAGATGGCTGTGTACCGGGAAAAAACAGGAGAAATTCAAGTTGAAAATGTTGATCCTTATAAGTATGTAGCCTGGAAGGATGGAGAGTTTGTTTTTGAACGGGAGACGATAGAAGAGATCATGGAACGATTGAGTAGATGGTATGATGTAAAAGTTTTCTATTCGAATGAATCTTTGAAACAAAAACGATTTACTGGGGCGATTAGTCGCTATAAGGATATAGAACAGGTTCTTCATTTAATCGAGGGACCGGCGACATTACATTTCGAGATAAAAGGTAACGTAGTTACAGTACAAGGAGGTCAATAATTATGATGTTTAATAAAAACCGTAAGGTGCGTCAACACGCTTACGGTTTGATATAGGATGTTTGCGCATCCGTAAATTCTAATAGTTAATTCACAAATTTATGAAAAAAAACAAGATTAGGTTTGTTTTTTCTGGTTTTTTCGAACGAAAAAGATCAGAACTTTTTCGGGGACTACAATTGTTCCTGCTGATTATGTTTTTGGGTTGTCCTTTGTTTGGTGTAGCTCAACAGCAAAAGGTTTCAATTGACGTGAAACAGGTGGATGTTTCTGTGGTTTTTAGACAAATTAAAGAGCAAACGAAATTGAATTTCGTGTATGATCCAGATCAGTTGGCTTCAATGTCAGAAATTACATTGAGTATGAAGGATGTGACCGTAGATGCCGTGTTATCACGATTATTTGCCAATACACCTTTCGAGTATCGTTTTGAGAGTGGAGCGATATTAATCAAACGTAAGGAAAAACAGGTTGCTACAAAAGGAGAAGTTGTAACGGTGACTGGTTCCGTGAAAGATGCTGGGGGAAATCCTTTGCCCGGAGTGACGATTATGTTGAAGGGACTTAGTTTGGGGGCCGCAACGGATGTGGATGGAAATTATAAGTTGAGTTTTACTAAGGTTGAGAATGTCGTGCTGGTGTTTTCTTTTATCGGGATGGAGACTCAAGAGGTGAAATACACGGGGCAGCAGAAGATTGATGTGGTAATGAAGGAGACTGTGGAGTCCATGGAGGAAGTGGTGGTAACTGGTATTTTTACTCGGAAAAAAGAAGGATTTACAGGTTCTGCAACAAGAGTGTCAGGAGAGGAAATAAAGCGAATGACTTCAGGTAATGTGTTGAAAGCATTACAAATGCTTGATCCGGGTTTTAAGATGAATTCCAGTAATTTGGCCGGTTCTAATCCCAATGCGATACCGGACTTCCAGATGCGCGGGCAGGCAAGTATTGGAAATTATGAAAGTTCAGATGTGGTTGTTTTGCGTGGTGATGTAAATACACGTCCCAATCAGCCGTTATTTGTGTTGGATGGTGTGATTGGGGTAGATGCAACAACGATTATGGACTTAGATCCGGAACAAGTAGAGTCAATCACTTTGTTAAAAGATGCTGCAGCCACGGTGATTTATGGTTCGGAGGCGGCTAATGGCGTGGTTGTGGTTGAAACAAAAGCTCCCGTGTCAGGGAAGTTACGTTTTACTTATAACGGGAATTACGAGTTGGAATGGCCAGACTTGAGTGTGTATGATCTGATGAATGCAGAGGAAAAATTACGAATAGAGGAGTTGGCCGGTTATTATGACAATAAAAATGATGTGAATTTGCGTAATTATTATAACCGTATAAAACAAGAGGTTTTGAGTGGGGTGAATACATATTGGTTGGCTGAACCTGTTCGTACGGCATTTTCTCATCGTCATGGTCTGACGGCAGAAGGTGGAGATAAAACATTACGTTATAAAATTTATTTAGGAGCCCGTTGGGCTCCGGGTGTAATGAAAGAGTCTGATTTGAACACAAAGACTGGAAAAATTGATTTGAATTACCGGGCTAGTAAGATATTAATAAATAATTCATTGTCTGTAGATTATTCTGATGGAGCCCGGACTTCTCCTTATGGAAGTTTTCAAGATTATGCACAAATAAATCCTTATTATCGTAAAACAGATGAGAATGGGAATGTCAAGCAAGTATTGGATGATCATAAAGTGGGGGATTCATATATCGCAGATTATAAGACTCCAACGTTGAATCCATTATGGAATGCTCAATTTGATTCAAAAAATGATAGTCGTAGTTTTAATCTACGAGAGGCTTTGAAGGTTGAATATTTACCATTTGATAATTTGCGGTTAAGCTTGGATTTTACATTATCTCGTACTGATGCCACAGTGGAAACTTTTAAATCAGCCCAGCATAATGATTTTTATTCCGTGGCAGATCCGGCAGAAAAGGGTTCTTATTATTGGTCCAAGTCTGAGGGGTCTAGTTATCGATTGAGTTTGTCTGCCGCTTATAATAAAGCATTCGGATCGGATCATTTGCTGTCTGCTTTTGCTCGTTATAGTATTAATGAGAGTGCGAATAATTTGACTTCTATTTCCATGAAAGGTTTCCCGAATGATAAATTGAGTGAAGTGTACATGGGAACGGAATATCAGACAACAGGTGGTAGTGAGAGTGTTTCCCGTGCTTTAGCTTTTATGATGACATTGAATTATTCTTACAAACAACGTTATGCTTTTGACTATAGTATGAGTATAAACGCTTCTTCTGAGTTCGGCGAGAACAATCGTTATGCGCCGTTCTGGTCTGTAGGAGTACGTTGGAATGCTGAAAAAGAAAAATTTATATCGAATTTGGGTATTTTTGATGAGCTGGTCTTGCGTGGGACTTATGGGATTACGGGATCTCAAGGTTTTACTCCCTATCAATCTTTGCAGATGTATACTTATTCCAATTTGATGAAGACTTATAAAAGTTCGGATGTTGTCGGGACAGAAATATATGGATTGGGAAATCCTGATTTGAAATGGCAACAAACACGGAATTATAATGCATCGTTGGACTTCACAATGTTTCATAATATATTTAGTGCTAGGTTTGAGTATTACGAGAAATACACGAAAAACACGTTGTTGGATTATACAATGGCACCATCTGTTGGTTTTGCTACGATGAAAGAGAATTTAGGTGAGATTTCTAATAAAGGGTATGAGGTGACACTACGTTTGATGCCATACAGTAATGCGGCGAAACAGGCTTATTGGCAAGTTATTTTTACTGGCTCGCATAATAAATCACGGATAGAGGAGATTTCTAATGCCTTGAAAGTGATGAATGAGAAACAGATGGAACAAGCCATGGCATATGAAAGGCCCGGAGATTTAGAGGGGAAACGGGAGAAATATCCATTACCTCGTTACGAAAATGGTTATTCGCAAACAACCATCTGGGTGGTACGTTCAATGGGTATTGATCCGGCAACAGGACGGGAAGTCTATATGACACGTGATGGTAAATTAACGAATGACTATAATGCAGCGGATCAGATTCCTTTTGGAGATTCTGAACCGAAATTTCAAGGTTCTGTCTCAACAACCTTCACTTATAGAGGTTTTAGTTTAACTCTTGCCGGGCAATATCATTGGGGAGGACAGACCTTTAATAAGACGTTGATTAACAAAGTGGAGAATGCTAATCTTCGGTTGAACACGGATAGACGGGCGTTGTATGATCGTTGGCAAAAACCGGGAGATCACGTGTTTTTTAAGGCGATAGATGGAAATGTTTCTAAAGCGGATACGAAAGAAAGCTCTCGTTTCGTGATGGATGATAATGAATTCTATTTTTCTACGGTGAATTTATCGTATCGCTTGGATGGTAAAAAATTTGATTGGATGAAACGTGTGGGGATTACTTCTGCTACACTTGGATTATATATGGAGGATATTTGTCGTTTTTCCACGATAAAGATGGAACGTGGTATAGACTACCCCTTCTCTCGTCAGATATCCATGTCGTTGAATGTTGTCTTTTAAATTTGTAGACTATGAAAAAATATATTGTAGGCATTTGTTTCAGTATGCTGTTCTTTACTTCTTGCTCGGATTGGTTGAACGTGGAGCCAAAGACCACCGTGAAGGAAGAAGAAGTGTTTAGTCGAGAATTAGGTTTTAAAGAAGCCTTAACCGGAGCCTATATAAAAATGGCCTCTACGGGGTTGTACGCAAGGAATTTGAGTTATGGTTTTCTGGATGTGTTGGGAGGACGTTATAATCAGGGAACAAATCAGAAAGATTATTATACTTTTGCCCCGGATCCCTCTTCTTTGGTAGAGTCTTATTGTGAGAGTATCTGGTCAAATATGTATAATATTATCGCTAACCTGAATAATCTGTTGTATTATTGCGATAAAAATAAATCTGTGTTTACGACACCGGATTACTACGAGATCATAAAAGGAGAGGCTTTAGGCTTACGAGCTTTTTTGCATTTTGATTTGTTACGAATGTATGGGCCTATTTATAAGGAAAATCCGGGAGCGAAACGAATTGCTTACCGTACAGAGTTTACTAAAGACGCTCAATCAATGCAATCTTCAAATGTTGTAGTGGATAGTATTATTGCCGATTTGAAAAAAGCGGAAGTTTTATTGACAAATACAGATCCCTTGAGGTTTGATTTCCCAATCACGACATCGGAAGAGAGTAATATGGAAGGCGATCGTTTCCTCGTGTATCGTCATAAACGAATGAATTTGTATGCTGTAAAAGCTATGTTGGCGCGAGTGTACTTGTATGCCGGAAATCAAGAACTGGCAGCTAAATATGCTAATGAGGTAATTGATAGCGATTTGTTTGAATTGTTGAGCAATGCAAATGATGTGTTGCGTTCGAAAGAGATCATTTTCTCCGTGTATATTGACAAATTTGATCAACAGGTTGAAAATATGATGACAACTACTTCTTATATTGTTGATAATAGCGTTTTTAATGAAATTTTTGATGTTGCGAATGATGGACTAAATGATTTTCGAGTTCGTGAGGGGGTTAGTTTTGAGAACACGCCTTCTGGGAAGAGAATGTTGAAATATAAGCAAGAGAATGTATGGCCGTCGTTACAGAATACGGTAGTATTAATTCGTTTGTCTGAGATGTACTATATTTTAGCCGAATGTGCGGAAACTCCGGAGGAGGCTTCTAACTTTTTAAATAGTGTAAGAGAGGTTCGGGGAATAGACCCGGTGAGTTGTACGTCTCAAACCGTACAATCTGAGATTGAAAAAGAGTATCGGAAAGAATTTTATGGTGAAGGTCAAGTGTTCTTTTATTACAAACGTTTAGGACGGCCGACTTTTGTGAATTGTCCGTTACAGAATCTGATTGAAAGTAACTATATGTTCTCTTGGCCGGAGAATGAGATTTTGTTTGGTTATACAAATTAATTGATACGTGTATGAAAAAGATATTATATCTAGTGATAGTCGT
The window above is part of the Butyricimonas paravirosa genome. Proteins encoded here:
- a CDS encoding SusC/RagA family TonB-linked outer membrane protein, whose product is MKKNKIRFVFSGFFERKRSELFRGLQLFLLIMFLGCPLFGVAQQQKVSIDVKQVDVSVVFRQIKEQTKLNFVYDPDQLASMSEITLSMKDVTVDAVLSRLFANTPFEYRFESGAILIKRKEKQVATKGEVVTVTGSVKDAGGNPLPGVTIMLKGLSLGAATDVDGNYKLSFTKVENVVLVFSFIGMETQEVKYTGQQKIDVVMKETVESMEEVVVTGIFTRKKEGFTGSATRVSGEEIKRMTSGNVLKALQMLDPGFKMNSSNLAGSNPNAIPDFQMRGQASIGNYESSDVVVLRGDVNTRPNQPLFVLDGVIGVDATTIMDLDPEQVESITLLKDAAATVIYGSEAANGVVVVETKAPVSGKLRFTYNGNYELEWPDLSVYDLMNAEEKLRIEELAGYYDNKNDVNLRNYYNRIKQEVLSGVNTYWLAEPVRTAFSHRHGLTAEGGDKTLRYKIYLGARWAPGVMKESDLNTKTGKIDLNYRASKILINNSLSVDYSDGARTSPYGSFQDYAQINPYYRKTDENGNVKQVLDDHKVGDSYIADYKTPTLNPLWNAQFDSKNDSRSFNLREALKVEYLPFDNLRLSLDFTLSRTDATVETFKSAQHNDFYSVADPAEKGSYYWSKSEGSSYRLSLSAAYNKAFGSDHLLSAFARYSINESANNLTSISMKGFPNDKLSEVYMGTEYQTTGGSESVSRALAFMMTLNYSYKQRYAFDYSMSINASSEFGENNRYAPFWSVGVRWNAEKEKFISNLGIFDELVLRGTYGITGSQGFTPYQSLQMYTYSNLMKTYKSSDVVGTEIYGLGNPDLKWQQTRNYNASLDFTMFHNIFSARFEYYEKYTKNTLLDYTMAPSVGFATMKENLGEISNKGYEVTLRLMPYSNAAKQAYWQVIFTGSHNKSRIEEISNALKVMNEKQMEQAMAYERPGDLEGKREKYPLPRYENGYSQTTIWVVRSMGIDPATGREVYMTRDGKLTNDYNAADQIPFGDSEPKFQGSVSTTFTYRGFSLTLAGQYHWGGQTFNKTLINKVENANLRLNTDRRALYDRWQKPGDHVFFKAIDGNVSKADTKESSRFVMDDNEFYFSTVNLSYRLDGKKFDWMKRVGITSATLGLYMEDICRFSTIKMERGIDYPFSRQISMSLNVVF
- a CDS encoding FecR family protein; translated protein: MRYNDEDIEFANLILTDRENLDDAEVNAWMEDPEHVKLLQEFATAYQVRMNKNFDRDKEKEFARLERDFYERKSRRMTLRWSVAASIILLVGLFVGRTVTEWRDLDDARVLAKTERNVPGAKAELILSTGERVVLDRKNVAIEGLNEMGIRNDSVTGLDYATAKVEGKEIMYNTMRIPVGGFYQLALSDGSKVWLNSMTELRFPVTFTGEQRKVYLTGEAYFEVTHDSVHPFIVETPDGMEVKVYGTEFNMNTYEKGVVQTVLVKGKVGVRGGVLGKEVVLAPEQMAVYREKTGEIQVENVDPYKYVAWKDGEFVFERETIEEIMERLSRWYDVKVFYSNESLKQKRFTGAISRYKDIEQVLHLIEGPATLHFEIKGNVVTVQGGQ
- a CDS encoding TlpA disulfide reductase family protein is translated as MKWMIIIWGLLSLVGCQSKPEGFVIKGEFQGAPENEWVYLMNTGQTMYYDSVQLKKGRFEFKGKVDYPELRCITYFNDPSQRIYGWDKIMELPIYVENSTIRVSLPFAELPSKLEKKVPENLRVEGSYAHDLYAKYKERVTPFVVKNDSLFDAYRRAYYYKKGTEDDVFRCVRGMDAMRDSVFAVGVEFIRQHQESPVALYVAKNLRVRAYDREKAKEVVGFLPENVKATPMGQQAMKALLEQPLYVGDVLPDFDVLDVDLKTVKLSTLLQKGHYTLVELWASWCGPCRADIPHLKETYQCYHEKGFEMVSISIDDDMDAWLKAVKEEGMPWTQVCGANGKGYKKECMDLFGVSGVPSCVLIDKEGRVISTNARGGWLNEKLAALFKE
- a CDS encoding RagB/SusD family nutrient uptake outer membrane protein; the encoded protein is MKKYIVGICFSMLFFTSCSDWLNVEPKTTVKEEEVFSRELGFKEALTGAYIKMASTGLYARNLSYGFLDVLGGRYNQGTNQKDYYTFAPDPSSLVESYCESIWSNMYNIIANLNNLLYYCDKNKSVFTTPDYYEIIKGEALGLRAFLHFDLLRMYGPIYKENPGAKRIAYRTEFTKDAQSMQSSNVVVDSIIADLKKAEVLLTNTDPLRFDFPITTSEESNMEGDRFLVYRHKRMNLYAVKAMLARVYLYAGNQELAAKYANEVIDSDLFELLSNANDVLRSKEIIFSVYIDKFDQQVENMMTTTSYIVDNSVFNEIFDVANDGLNDFRVREGVSFENTPSGKRMLKYKQENVWPSLQNTVVLIRLSEMYYILAECAETPEEASNFLNSVREVRGIDPVSCTSQTVQSEIEKEYRKEFYGEGQVFFYYKRLGRPTFVNCPLQNLIESNYMFSWPENEILFGYTN
- a CDS encoding RNA polymerase sigma-70 factor, giving the protein MARDLLENKAFEELFDLHYGNLVGFVYGYVRDEEVAKDIVHDAFLTFWTNRKHLDLSYSAKSYLFTLAQNYALNYLRHLRVVEVNEREVTALLESASEELAEYDERFARVEEKLALLPEKQREVFLKCVVEEKKYQEVADELDVSINTIKKHMTCALKFLRGELQDETVLLFVLKKK
- a CDS encoding TlpA family protein disulfide reductase, encoding MKNVLLVVLFMIGVVGYSVGKNVRLHGSLKEFGTNVVSMDFDGAAGEISKEWSQKIMVNKDGSFDFSFDLKKPGYYSVGRNTLYLTPGDDMEVYLGTSQPQSWFKGKGADVNNYMKGRLFPKAGSFLEAGRNVKGSFEETKKYIDERAAQREKELKALPNASKEFVELEMMRIKADVANSYMAYLWYSDLLKDCKTREEGGKVANDFNKSIREYINPLLKEISAKDQYLEVAVVRDVLLSCYDMDASIFDFPKSQRLKELNDAYVTGERMDEEMTKPLYDELHAFGSKLKNADFKQAFMGRLEKRAKLMEGRPAIDFAVVDMNGKEGKLSDYKGKVLFVDFWATWCMPCLGEMPFFNELSKKYPNVQFVGVSLDDNTEVWLNKLKGDSDHGKVLELFSKDPLVRTGWDITGIPRFLLIDKDFTIIAASAPRPSQKDVITPLLEKYNK